A section of the Xiphias gladius isolate SHS-SW01 ecotype Sanya breed wild chromosome 10, ASM1685928v1, whole genome shotgun sequence genome encodes:
- the reep1 gene encoding receptor expression-enhancing protein 1 produces the protein MVSWIISRLVVLVFGTLYPAYSSYKAVKSKDVREYVKWMMYWIIFALFTTVEVFTDMFLCWIPFYYELKIAFVVWLLSPYTKGSSVLYRKFVHPTLSSKEKDIDEYICQAKDKSYDTLVHFGRKGLNVAATAAVMAATKSQGVLSDRLRSFSMQDLSSYQCDDVNTGPGTTQPAAAQHRTRPMMRSKSDGYNKGQDFDMTEFEVLGLDQWDSKDSLSQTISPSESESTPITPSLTSQSTPPSTPSPPSTPPVPEQPEEVGKGVQTASSSPQLKLIKRKAPEPPLRAVRPLTRSRSALSSNNEAM, from the exons ATGGTCTCCTGGATCATCTCTCGGCTTGTGGT aCTCGTGTTTGGTACACTATATCCTGCATACTCATCTTATAAAGCTGTGAAATCAAAAGATGTGAGAGAATAT GTGAAATGGATGATGTACTGGATAATATTTGCCCTATTTACGACTGTGGAAGTATTCACAGATATGTTTCTTTGTTG GATTCCTTTCTACTATGAATTGAAGATAGCCTTTGTGGTGTGGCTGTTGTCCCCTTACACTAAAGGCTCTAGTGTGCTATACAGGAAGTTTGTTCATCCCACACTTTCTTCAAAAGAAAAG GACATTGATGAGTACATCTGCCAAGCCAAGGACAAAAGCTATGACACACTGGTGCATTTTGGGAGAAAAGGGCTGAATGTTGCAGCCACAGCTGCAGTCATGGCTGCAACAAAG AGCCAAGGAGTCCTGTCAGACAGACTGAGGAGTTTCAGCATGCAGGATCTGTCTTCCTACCAGTGTGACGACGTTAACACCGGCCCTGGCACTACgcagcctgcagcagcacagcatCGGACCAGACCCATGATGCGTAGCAAGTCAGACGGCTACAACAAGG GACAGGACTTTGACATGACTGAGTTTGAGGTTTTGGGGTTGGACCAATGGGACTCCAAGGACTCGCTATCCCAGACAATTTCACCTTCTGAGTCTGAGTCCACGCCCATTACACCCTCACTGACATCCCAGTCCACCCCACCCTCCACTCCCTCTCCACCTTCCACTCCTCCAGTTCCGGAGCAGCCTGAGGAGGTGGGGAAAGGGGTGCAGACAGCGTCGAGCTCCCCACAGCTCAAGCTGATTAAGAGGAAGGCTCCTGAG
- the chmp3 gene encoding charged multivesicular body protein 3 has product MGLFGRSPEKPPKDLINEWSQKIRKEMRVIDRQIRDIQREQEKVKRSIKDAAKKGQKDVCVILAKEMIQSKRAVTKLYASKAHMNSVLLSMKNQLAVLRVAGALQKSTEVMKAMQTLVKVPEIQATMRELSKEMMKAGIIEEMLEDTFESMEDGEEMEEAAEEEVDKILFEITAGALGKAPSKVVDALPEMEPTGAAAASEDESEEDIEEMQSRLAALRS; this is encoded by the exons ATGGGACTGTTCGGCAGATCACCGGAGAAACCACCAAAAGATCTG ATCAATGAATGGTCTCAGAAAATCAGGAAGGAGATGAGAGTGATTGATAGACAAATTCGAG ATATTCAAAGGGAACAAGAAAAGGTTAAAAGATCCATCAAAGATGCTGCCAAAAAGGGCCAGAAGGATGTTTGTGTGATCCTCGCAAAGGAGATGATTCAGTCCAAACGAGCTGTCACAAAACTTTATGCTTCCAAAGCCCATATGAACTCTGTATTACTCAGCATGAAGAATCAGCTTG CTGTACTGCGTGTAGCCGGGGCCCTGCAAAAGAGCACAGAGGTCATGAAAGCCATGCAAACTCTAGTCAAAGTCCCAGAGATCCAGGCCACCATGAGGGAGCTATCAAAGGAGATGATGAAG GCTGGCATCATTGAGGAAATGCTGGAAGACACATTTGAGAGCAtggaagatggagaggagatggaggaagcGGCAGAGGAGGAAGTTGACAAGATCCTCTTCGAGATCACAGCAG GTGCCCTTGGCAAAGCGCCGAGCAAAGTCGTAGACGCCCTGCCTGAAATGGAGCCCACTGGAGCGGCTGCAGCTTCGGAGGATGAATCAGAGGAGGACATTGAAGAGATGCAGTCAAGACTGGCAGCTCTGAGGAGCTAA